The Heyndrickxia vini genome contains a region encoding:
- a CDS encoding LURP-one-related/scramblase family protein, whose protein sequence is MKQFYIKQKVFSLSGKFTVKDEQGKDVYFVEGSFMKVPKTFSILNTTRDEIALITKKAFSFLPKFFVEVNGQELLTIKKEFSFLKARYTIDSAGIEVQGNWWDMDFHVLQHGELVGKVSKEWFTWGDSYKVQILNEEMEAIMIALVVAIDCVKADHAAASSAATT, encoded by the coding sequence ATGAAGCAATTTTATATAAAACAAAAGGTATTCAGTCTAAGTGGGAAATTTACAGTGAAGGATGAGCAGGGGAAGGACGTTTATTTCGTGGAAGGGAGCTTTATGAAAGTTCCAAAGACTTTTTCCATTTTAAATACTACCAGGGATGAAATTGCGCTCATTACGAAAAAGGCGTTCAGCTTTTTGCCAAAGTTTTTTGTTGAGGTGAATGGTCAAGAGTTGTTAACGATTAAGAAGGAGTTTTCTTTCTTAAAAGCACGCTATACAATTGATTCAGCGGGTATTGAAGTGCAGGGAAATTGGTGGGATATGGATTTTCATGTATTACAGCACGGTGAACTGGTCGGTAAAGTGAGCAAGGAGTGGTTCACTTGGGGCGATAGCTACAAGGTACAAATATTGAATGAGGAGATGGAGGCGATCATGATTGCGCTTGTTGTCGCAATTGATTGTGTGAAGGCTGACCATGCTGCAGCTTCCTCAGCAGCAACGACTTAA
- a CDS encoding AAA family ATPase, with product MIPWRLRFSGIRDYIPTVLDLSGEHDHVLISGPNGAGKSTVTFCMGGVLYSSKVDVEGLKSNNLPSDQTWRAKIDLLFKNAGKMKVDAPLYVQFRLEIEQKPGDPIKREFYIEEGDEIDKWERITKFTSGGNLNFKEYKNQVLYKYAVDPDAFYLIWYQKEVNQFAIMHPEERFRIFSEMNGIDRIQKNWEESKELVKETEQSLQEAEGKQGLNKLQLKQKKMELDRYYDRNRRREEGFNQYYRGIKWLETYYLNQIDSLKVQIEELLANKKEKMNAKRESEIHFVEKKEELEQFRILLSELQNQEGVLDLEVQKINKQLKDTNEKIDAISEQIAEITKQVDRIGLSEDEVKVRLNEAEKKYKEIDTFINTMVTKANSLSNQLNDLILKRAELSVKIDQDKAQERKYNELIDAYHGSNAIQSEMDKNNLEIENNKDRFRVLNEKEQKIEKEVTLLKNNKVYNSRQEQSIRFFKANQIEVYPLRELVELDETAGQQDEYVFDTIKYTLFVNKKVFRAPNDLYHVSLPNLIPDKTIMQLPDKHLKVKDNLDERLYPYAIKALWWVESFFKEEKPLIVNGQLVDEKGVRGPQEEKRIILSEKVLQIKQVKLEKELTQIEEEKLQLNKDILERNNRNSILFSRKELLKEAEAFLTKENEREWRQSQYDKVRKEIEAIENENRLIQEGLNEQRTSLVRWEQSLLTYRDYLKIYQQFRKEQAKIEEVQRLKSILVGLNQNKKEKNNQLEEISTTLDAKRHEERRLSRELEDEENDLIGRDREIEQMERQIKTRSEERLSNEEGYSRTRKEGQKLQETAKDLVSKWNDQMERFSELTKPQAEELRNHGKTSFEFAISETGIDEAAPENYAKMKEEYDRSENEVKKSKILLEEYIERMERFKEDLEETINMKIIGVNQKFVNYMSLFGFEGKIEWDMNTDRRGQIRYTLFIKARKEGHRGKLEDVSVKARGGKVGKGVSGGEESLSSLLFALALLQTIAASPGYIVLDEFDSALDEGRKEKVFGLYEQELKRKMIILTPKSHEEEYLYRFSKAFVVHHNPNIPKSTVFKVKRV from the coding sequence ATGATACCTTGGAGGCTTAGATTTTCTGGGATTCGGGATTATATTCCGACCGTGTTGGATTTGTCTGGCGAGCATGATCATGTTCTTATTTCCGGGCCTAACGGAGCGGGTAAATCAACGGTAACCTTTTGTATGGGTGGGGTTCTTTATTCAAGTAAAGTGGATGTGGAAGGATTAAAGTCTAATAATCTACCGTCAGATCAGACATGGCGAGCAAAAATCGATCTTCTCTTTAAAAATGCCGGGAAAATGAAGGTAGATGCACCCCTTTATGTACAATTCCGCTTGGAAATTGAACAAAAACCCGGTGATCCCATTAAAAGAGAGTTTTATATAGAAGAGGGGGACGAAATTGACAAATGGGAGCGTATCACGAAATTTACTAGTGGTGGCAACTTGAATTTTAAGGAATATAAAAATCAAGTGCTGTATAAATATGCTGTCGATCCCGATGCCTTTTATTTGATTTGGTACCAAAAGGAAGTTAATCAATTTGCCATCATGCATCCAGAAGAACGTTTCCGAATTTTTAGTGAGATGAACGGAATCGATAGGATCCAGAAAAATTGGGAAGAAAGTAAAGAGCTTGTTAAGGAGACGGAGCAAAGCTTGCAAGAAGCGGAAGGTAAACAAGGTCTTAATAAATTGCAATTAAAGCAAAAGAAAATGGAACTTGATCGGTACTATGACCGCAATCGTCGACGTGAGGAAGGCTTTAACCAATATTATCGAGGAATAAAATGGTTGGAAACCTACTACCTAAATCAAATAGACTCCCTGAAAGTACAAATTGAAGAATTGTTAGCAAATAAAAAGGAAAAGATGAATGCCAAACGGGAATCGGAAATTCATTTCGTTGAGAAAAAAGAAGAGCTTGAACAGTTCAGGATACTACTTAGCGAACTTCAAAATCAAGAAGGTGTATTGGACCTAGAAGTACAGAAAATAAATAAACAGCTAAAAGATACCAACGAAAAAATAGATGCAATATCTGAACAAATTGCCGAGATCACCAAACAGGTCGATCGTATTGGTTTGTCAGAGGATGAAGTGAAGGTAAGGTTAAATGAAGCGGAAAAGAAATATAAAGAGATAGATACATTTATAAATACAATGGTTACAAAGGCTAATAGTCTATCGAATCAGTTAAATGATCTAATTTTGAAAAGGGCGGAATTATCTGTAAAAATTGACCAGGATAAAGCTCAGGAAAGAAAATATAATGAATTGATAGACGCTTATCACGGTAGTAATGCTATTCAATCTGAGATGGATAAAAATAATCTTGAAATAGAGAACAATAAAGATAGATTCCGTGTTTTGAATGAAAAGGAACAGAAGATTGAAAAAGAAGTGACACTACTAAAAAATAATAAAGTCTACAACTCCCGTCAGGAACAATCCATCCGATTTTTTAAAGCGAATCAAATCGAAGTTTATCCGTTACGTGAGCTTGTGGAATTAGATGAGACAGCGGGTCAGCAGGATGAATATGTATTCGATACGATCAAATATACATTATTTGTTAATAAAAAAGTATTTCGAGCGCCTAATGACCTTTATCACGTTTCATTACCTAACCTAATTCCGGACAAAACAATTATGCAGTTGCCGGACAAGCATCTAAAGGTTAAAGATAATCTAGATGAACGCCTATACCCATATGCAATAAAAGCCCTTTGGTGGGTGGAGTCATTTTTTAAAGAAGAAAAGCCTTTAATTGTTAATGGTCAGCTCGTTGATGAAAAAGGGGTTCGGGGACCACAAGAGGAAAAGAGAATCATATTAAGTGAAAAAGTACTCCAAATCAAGCAGGTGAAATTGGAAAAAGAGCTAACACAAATAGAGGAAGAAAAGCTTCAACTCAATAAGGATATTCTAGAACGCAACAATCGAAATTCGATCCTCTTTAGCAGGAAAGAGTTACTTAAAGAAGCGGAAGCGTTTTTAACGAAAGAAAATGAACGAGAATGGCGGCAAAGCCAGTATGACAAAGTAAGGAAAGAGATAGAGGCTATTGAAAATGAAAACCGTTTGATTCAAGAGGGGTTAAACGAGCAAAGAACATCATTAGTAAGGTGGGAACAATCCTTATTAACGTATCGAGACTATCTAAAAATCTACCAACAATTTCGTAAAGAACAAGCAAAAATAGAGGAAGTTCAGAGATTAAAGAGCATTCTAGTGGGGCTTAATCAAAATAAAAAGGAAAAAAACAATCAATTAGAGGAAATTTCCACTACATTAGATGCCAAAAGACATGAAGAAAGACGACTATCAAGAGAGCTAGAAGATGAAGAAAATGATCTTATTGGTCGGGATCGAGAAATCGAACAAATGGAACGACAAATAAAAACAAGGTCAGAAGAGCGATTATCAAACGAAGAGGGATATTCTCGTACAAGAAAAGAAGGACAAAAACTTCAAGAAACCGCGAAAGACTTAGTTTCTAAATGGAACGATCAGATGGAGCGTTTTTCCGAGCTGACAAAACCGCAAGCGGAGGAGTTACGTAATCATGGAAAAACTTCTTTTGAATTTGCGATAAGCGAGACGGGTATCGATGAAGCAGCACCTGAAAACTACGCAAAAATGAAAGAAGAATATGATCGGTCAGAAAATGAAGTGAAAAAATCAAAAATCTTATTGGAAGAATATATAGAGCGAATGGAACGATTTAAAGAAGATCTGGAAGAGACTATCAACATGAAAATCATCGGTGTGAACCAGAAGTTTGTGAACTATATGTCTTTATTCGGCTTTGAAGGAAAAATTGAATGGGATATGAACACCGACCGACGAGGACAAATCCGGTATACACTATTTATTAAGGCAAGAAAAGAAGGCCACCGTGGAAAATTAGAAGATGTTAGTGTGAAAGCGCGAGGTGGGAAAGTAGGAAAAGGTGTATCAGGCGGCGAGGAATCACTTAGTTCTTTATTGTTTGCTCTGGCGTTACTACAAACAATCGCGGCATCACCAGGATACATTGTCCTAGATGAATTTGATAGTGCCCTTGATGAAGGTCGAAAAGAAAAAGTGTTCGGATTGTATGAGCAAGAATTGAAACGAAAAATGATTATTCTTACTCCCAAATCTCATGAAGAAGAATACCTGTATCGTTTTTCTAAAGCATTCGTCGTACACCACAATCCAAATATACCAAAAAGTACGGTGTTTAAAGTGAAGCGTGTGTAG
- a CDS encoding VOC family protein produces the protein MKLNHLNLTVEDVEITREFLENYFGMTCIGSRGKGFSAMFDDDQFVLSLMKGKDVRYPKTFHIGFPQESREKVDQINKRLKNDGYEVNPPTESHAYTFYVQAPGGFTIEIFSE, from the coding sequence ATGAAACTAAACCATTTAAATTTAACTGTCGAGGATGTAGAAATTACACGGGAGTTCTTAGAAAATTATTTTGGCATGACATGTATTGGCAGCCGAGGAAAGGGATTTTCTGCTATGTTTGATGATGATCAATTTGTACTATCTTTGATGAAAGGAAAGGATGTCCGCTATCCTAAGACCTTTCATATTGGATTCCCGCAAGAGAGTAGAGAAAAAGTTGATCAAATTAACAAACGTTTAAAAAATGATGGTTATGAAGTTAATCCTCCTACCGAATCTCATGCCTATACCTTCTATGTTCAAGCTCCGGGTGGATTTACCATTGAAATTTTTTCAGAGTAA
- a CDS encoding PHP domain-containing protein, which yields MKMNHKIADLHIHSLFSDGTMSPEEIIAKAVEKGLGLIAITDHNVLKGSREIQKLNDNKELLLISGVELDALDRGKNLHILGYGMDLNNERFREFTKKNRLLFESLDERLIERMQREYDNISLEEYLNYNYDRKNGGWKALHYFVEKGIASSLTAGFAFYSKYELSFDCIEFPSVSMVCNHIHSAGGKAILAHPGRVINVTERNDFKREITRLINLGIDGIECYYPTHSHEVTEDCLSICKELGLLITAGSDCHGNFGKTEIGEMKIPISWLNLGDI from the coding sequence ATGAAAATGAATCATAAAATTGCTGACTTACATATTCACTCTTTATTTTCCGATGGAACGATGTCTCCCGAAGAAATTATAGCTAAAGCAGTAGAGAAAGGGTTAGGTTTAATAGCGATTACTGACCACAATGTGCTAAAAGGTTCAAGAGAAATACAAAAGCTAAATGATAATAAAGAACTATTGTTAATATCTGGTGTAGAACTGGACGCATTAGATAGAGGCAAAAATCTGCATATATTGGGTTATGGAATGGATTTAAATAATGAAAGGTTTAGAGAATTTACTAAAAAAAACAGATTGCTTTTTGAGTCTTTAGATGAGCGACTCATAGAAAGGATGCAAAGGGAATACGATAACATATCTCTAGAGGAATACTTAAATTATAATTATGACCGAAAAAACGGTGGTTGGAAGGCATTGCATTATTTTGTGGAAAAGGGGATTGCCAGTAGCTTAACAGCAGGTTTTGCATTCTATTCAAAGTATGAACTATCATTTGACTGTATTGAATTTCCCTCTGTTAGCATGGTATGTAATCATATTCACAGTGCAGGTGGGAAGGCAATTCTTGCTCATCCAGGAAGAGTAATAAATGTTACCGAAAGGAACGATTTTAAGAGAGAAATCACTAGATTAATTAATTTAGGGATTGATGGCATTGAGTGCTATTATCCAACGCATTCTCATGAAGTCACAGAAGATTGCTTGTCCATTTGCAAAGAACTTGGCTTGTTAATTACAGCAGGTTCTGATTGTCACGGTAATTTTGGAAAAACCGAAATTGGAGAGATGAAAATACCGATTTCTTGGTTAAATCTTGGGGATATTTAA
- a CDS encoding VOC family protein yields the protein MGRLVHFEIHVDDMERAKEFYGEVFGWRFEDWSEYAGMPYFGAVTGEDSELGINGALMKRQSPPPPEANQPLNGFACTMGVEDYDSTEAKIMSSGGKVAMPKYALPGMAWQGYYTDTEGNIFGIHQPDENAK from the coding sequence ATGGGCAGATTAGTTCATTTCGAAATTCATGTGGATGATATGGAACGGGCGAAAGAATTTTATGGAGAAGTTTTTGGCTGGAGGTTTGAGGATTGGAGTGAGTATGCGGGGATGCCTTATTTCGGGGCTGTGACAGGTGAAGATAGTGAACTTGGCATTAACGGAGCGTTGATGAAACGTCAAAGTCCTCCTCCTCCAGAAGCGAATCAGCCTTTAAATGGTTTTGCTTGTACAATGGGAGTGGAAGATTACGATTCTACTGAAGCAAAAATTATGAGTTCTGGTGGCAAAGTGGCCATGCCAAAGTATGCGCTACCTGGAATGGCATGGCAGGGGTACTATACTGATACGGAAGGAAATATCTTTGGCATCCATCAACCGGATGAGAATGCAAAGTAG
- a CDS encoding SDR family oxidoreductase, whose translation MTFSNVENTRVWFITGASSGLGYEFAKKALELGDKVVGVARNIEKLNELKRQFEGKLLPLRLDVTNRSDVFATVESAIKHFGKIDIVINNAGNMVMGMIEEFNEDEVRSQMETNFYGAVWVCQAVMPYLRAQGSGHIIQISSIGGLITGPMSGVYSASKFALEGFSEALAQEAAHFGINVSIVEPGGYWTNLYLKMGFTTQKQEYDSLREELAKQNSTESVDSDPKLAAEAIMKLVTSENPPLRLILGSLVYDLAVENTEKRISIWKEWESVSRSAENAIPAPEGYGVIE comes from the coding sequence ATGACATTTAGTAACGTTGAAAATACACGAGTATGGTTTATTACAGGTGCAAGCAGTGGACTAGGATACGAATTCGCGAAAAAAGCATTGGAGTTAGGAGACAAAGTTGTTGGTGTTGCTAGAAATATAGAAAAACTAAATGAGTTAAAACGTCAATTTGAAGGAAAGTTGCTTCCATTGAGGCTTGATGTTACGAATAGAAGTGATGTTTTTGCTACGGTGGAATCAGCAATTAAACATTTTGGGAAAATTGATATTGTCATAAACAATGCAGGAAATATGGTAATGGGAATGATTGAAGAGTTTAATGAAGATGAAGTAAGAAGTCAAATGGAAACGAATTTCTATGGGGCAGTTTGGGTTTGCCAAGCAGTAATGCCGTACTTGAGGGCGCAGGGTTCTGGCCATATTATTCAAATATCGAGTATCGGTGGACTGATTACCGGTCCTATGTCAGGAGTTTACAGTGCTAGTAAATTTGCGTTGGAGGGATTTAGCGAGGCTTTAGCACAAGAAGCTGCTCATTTTGGAATAAACGTATCAATTGTAGAACCCGGAGGTTATTGGACGAACCTTTATTTGAAAATGGGTTTCACTACTCAGAAACAAGAATATGATTCATTACGTGAGGAATTGGCAAAACAAAATTCAACCGAATCTGTTGATAGTGATCCTAAGTTGGCAGCCGAAGCGATCATGAAATTGGTTACTAGTGAAAATCCACCTCTTCGACTAATTCTAGGCAGCCTTGTCTACGATTTAGCTGTTGAAAATACCGAAAAACGTATATCCATATGGAAGGAATGGGAATCAGTCAGTCGTTCTGCGGAAAATGCTATTCCTGCACCGGAAGGGTATGGGGTAATCGAGTAG
- a CDS encoding sigma-70 family RNA polymerase sigma factor, producing MLEKKKCDEMEDNFVDREETIEWLMNEYGKSVVRLAYTFVKKEQLAEDIAQEVFIKCYRNLDTFRSESSYKTWIYRITVNLCKDKLRSWSFKNIILTEFISKNKIDNNTPESELLNMEKKKDLSIKVLTLPIKYREVIILYYYEELSYIQIADMLDISIQTIKSRLYRGRLLLKKMMEKGGRTDG from the coding sequence ATGTTAGAGAAAAAGAAGTGTGATGAAATGGAAGATAATTTTGTTGATAGAGAAGAAACGATTGAATGGCTAATGAATGAGTATGGAAAAAGTGTTGTTCGGTTAGCGTACACTTTTGTAAAAAAAGAACAATTAGCAGAGGATATTGCACAGGAAGTTTTCATTAAATGTTATAGGAATCTAGATACCTTTCGAAGTGAGTCTTCCTATAAAACATGGATTTACAGAATTACAGTTAATTTATGTAAGGATAAGTTACGAAGCTGGAGCTTTAAGAACATTATTTTAACAGAATTTATCTCAAAAAATAAAATCGACAATAATACTCCAGAATCGGAATTATTGAACATGGAGAAAAAAAAGGATTTATCAATAAAAGTATTGACACTGCCAATTAAGTATCGTGAAGTTATTATTTTGTATTACTATGAGGAGCTTTCTTATATCCAGATAGCAGACATGCTGGACATTAGTATACAAACGATAAAATCCAGGTTATACCGGGGGCGTCTTTTGTTAAAAAAAATGATGGAAAAAGGGGGCAGAACTGATGGATGA
- a CDS encoding chloramphenicol phosphotransferase CPT family protein gives MLKTNSLGKIVILNGTPRSGKSSIATIVQNTFEGVWMNLGVDNFIRMTPQRYQPGIGLRPGGERPDLEPLIVTLYQAMYESIAAHSRLGLNVVVDVGHHDNYSIRRGILYKCVRILKEFPVLFVGIRCPLNVVMERRIATWNNSYAEDGSVPKPIMLWQKSVHLPGIYDLEIDTSVLSPEECANLIRKKLEENSIDTAFKRLANRINEETN, from the coding sequence GTGCTAAAAACTAATTCATTAGGTAAAATTGTAATTCTTAACGGAACTCCTCGGTCTGGAAAATCAAGTATAGCAACTATTGTCCAAAATACGTTTGAAGGAGTTTGGATGAATTTAGGTGTTGATAATTTTATTCGAATGACTCCTCAACGTTACCAACCTGGAATAGGATTAAGACCTGGAGGCGAACGCCCAGATTTAGAGCCATTAATCGTTACCTTGTATCAAGCTATGTACGAATCTATTGCAGCACATAGTCGATTAGGATTGAACGTTGTAGTTGATGTGGGACATCACGATAACTATTCAATTAGGAGGGGGATTCTTTATAAGTGTGTTCGTATTTTGAAAGAATTTCCCGTGTTATTTGTGGGTATCCGATGTCCCCTAAATGTTGTAATGGAGCGACGAATTGCGACTTGGAATAACAGCTACGCTGAAGATGGGTCTGTACCAAAACCCATTATGTTGTGGCAAAAGTCCGTTCATTTGCCAGGTATCTATGATCTGGAGATTGATACATCGGTTCTAAGTCCTGAAGAATGTGCAAATTTGATTCGAAAAAAATTAGAAGAGAATTCCATAGATACAGCTTTTAAGCGTCTTGCAAATAGGATAAACGAGGAGACAAACTGA
- a CDS encoding DUF3841 domain-containing protein, with translation MKVYTVQHLVAYRKMREQGFLVGDEKYVWEEFKEPYHWMMKQMEKRIEGYNAIDYPIWLWRTRVDRNSSGLFPRGTKGVILTLEIPDDQILWSDFNLWHCVLNNGSVTGSEEEENILEESGKDIQYTWERIFDFDWFRNADPKWVGKYDEFNLQGVTPKITLDMVKKVTRFIAKGSNINR, from the coding sequence ATGAAAGTATATACAGTTCAACATTTAGTAGCGTATCGTAAAATGAGAGAACAAGGCTTCTTAGTCGGTGATGAAAAGTATGTTTGGGAAGAATTTAAAGAACCCTATCACTGGATGATGAAACAAATGGAGAAACGTATCGAGGGATATAATGCGATTGATTATCCCATTTGGCTTTGGAGGACAAGAGTGGATAGGAATAGCTCGGGGCTTTTTCCTAGAGGAACAAAAGGGGTAATCTTAACTTTAGAAATTCCAGATGACCAAATCCTATGGTCAGATTTCAATCTATGGCATTGTGTTTTAAATAATGGGAGTGTAACTGGAAGTGAAGAGGAAGAGAACATATTAGAAGAAAGTGGAAAGGATATTCAATACACTTGGGAACGAATCTTTGATTTTGATTGGTTCCGTAATGCAGATCCTAAGTGGGTCGGAAAGTATGATGAGTTTAACCTCCAAGGAGTTACCCCTAAGATAACTTTGGATATGGTTAAAAAAGTAACAAGATTTATTGCAAAAGGTAGTAATATTAATAGATAA
- a CDS encoding DUF6678 family protein: MKYQEVMNDTKWDEIRLPMFEFPNNRQWRTKDIETDYLCHWDGEWFYNFRSGGYKCIEWLGIKAETVEIRHEVLKILNNIHVPGEVLGDVIRVYGYVEIGKPVNYL; the protein is encoded by the coding sequence ATGAAATATCAGGAAGTAATGAATGATACAAAATGGGATGAAATTAGGTTACCCATGTTTGAGTTTCCTAACAATCGACAATGGAGAACAAAAGATATTGAAACGGACTACCTCTGCCACTGGGATGGTGAATGGTTTTATAATTTTAGGAGTGGCGGTTATAAGTGTATTGAATGGTTAGGGATAAAGGCAGAAACCGTAGAAATAAGGCATGAAGTTTTAAAAATTCTAAATAATATTCATGTTCCTGGAGAGGTACTTGGCGATGTAATTAGGGTTTATGGATATGTTGAAATTGGTAAACCTGTTAACTATCTATAA
- a CDS encoding SRPBCC family protein: MDNNLNQSFEIAITRVFDAPRELVFKAWTELGHFAKWWGPKGVTLEIVKMDARSGGEFLGIQTSLDGNQIMWGKFAYQEVVEPEKVAFIRSFSDEQGNTVRAPFNVSWPLEIMNIITLEDDEGKTVLKLKGYPVNASVEEQETYKGMARKLQQDLEGSFDKLAEYLVSLN; encoded by the coding sequence ATGGATAACAATCTGAATCAATCGTTTGAAATTGCAATTACGCGTGTATTCGATGCCCCTCGCGAACTCGTTTTTAAAGCATGGACAGAGCTCGGGCATTTCGCGAAATGGTGGGGACCAAAGGGAGTCACCCTCGAAATCGTTAAAATGGACGCTCGATCAGGTGGCGAGTTTTTAGGTATTCAGACGTCTCTTGACGGAAATCAGATTATGTGGGGAAAGTTTGCATACCAAGAGGTTGTCGAACCTGAGAAAGTGGCTTTTATCCGATCCTTTTCCGATGAGCAAGGCAATACGGTCCGAGCGCCTTTTAACGTGAGCTGGCCTCTTGAAATTATGAATATCATAACGCTAGAAGATGACGAAGGTAAAACTGTTTTAAAACTGAAAGGTTACCCTGTGAACGCTTCAGTTGAGGAACAAGAAACCTACAAAGGTATGGCTCGAAAGCTTCAACAAGATCTTGAGGGTTCTTTCGATAAACTTGCTGAATATCTTGTCTCCCTGAATTAG
- a CDS encoding PQQ-dependent sugar dehydrogenase: MIKVKVRLRPIVSRINLPTVMKTTILPGDSIERLFIATQVGEIFYIGNGDIKTFLDIRHRIIKLGSSEPGVSGRGYDERGLLGLAFHPHFYFNGLFYLHYSVAESQGPGALSEHFKPNPCDSSTLNLRWKNRERFYDHIDTVEEWILQSNGQPQKRRTLLNLRRPFFNHNGVNSLNFSPETGKLVLTIGDGGAGYDPFNLSQDDMEIFGKIIEIDVDKNTSILNPPVVTRFNELPVPIQETLTVIAKGVRNIPGIAFQRLGHQYIKYVGNVGQDLVESIFSFVHYKPTPVTHLIEASLMKTNPIDEGLINLGWRGWEGSLPTSTIRDCSADPTLKEKTIAYYNEAIKTSVSRLQPLTSYFHKDPRPDKFGGTALTGVQPYMGDGIPHLTESVVFTDLARVEESRPPVRGVLAYTRGNDFSVIETDDHFGSQSAYYVSLGTNMDQTRLYLGVYGSMKVTDLNQGRVMEIVL, from the coding sequence TTGATCAAAGTTAAGGTTCGTTTACGACCCATTGTTAGTAGGATTAATTTGCCTACTGTTATGAAAACGACTATACTTCCGGGTGATTCAATTGAAAGATTATTTATTGCGACCCAGGTAGGCGAGATTTTTTACATAGGAAACGGGGATATAAAAACTTTTTTAGATATTCGTCATCGTATCATTAAACTAGGTTCCTCCGAACCAGGTGTTTCCGGTCGGGGATATGATGAACGGGGATTGCTAGGTCTGGCATTTCATCCACATTTTTATTTTAACGGGTTGTTTTATCTTCATTATTCGGTAGCTGAATCACAAGGTCCGGGGGCACTTTCTGAACATTTTAAGCCAAACCCGTGTGATTCGAGTACGCTAAATCTAAGGTGGAAAAATAGAGAGAGATTCTATGATCATATTGATACCGTGGAAGAATGGATTTTACAATCAAATGGTCAACCTCAAAAAAGGCGGACGTTATTGAACTTAAGAAGACCATTTTTTAACCATAATGGTGTTAACAGCTTAAACTTTTCACCTGAAACAGGAAAACTTGTGTTGACAATAGGAGATGGTGGTGCGGGCTATGATCCATTTAATTTAAGTCAGGATGATATGGAGATATTCGGTAAAATCATCGAAATTGATGTAGACAAGAATACGTCAATCCTTAATCCCCCAGTCGTCACACGTTTTAATGAGCTGCCAGTACCTATTCAAGAAACACTTACGGTAATCGCCAAAGGGGTTCGCAATATACCAGGCATAGCATTTCAAAGATTGGGTCATCAGTATATTAAATATGTGGGAAATGTCGGACAAGATTTAGTAGAGTCGATTTTTTCATTCGTCCACTATAAACCTACACCAGTTACTCACCTCATTGAAGCTTCTTTAATGAAAACGAACCCTATCGATGAGGGGCTTATAAACCTTGGGTGGAGGGGATGGGAAGGTTCTTTACCTACTTCGACGATAAGAGATTGCTCAGCAGACCCGACTTTGAAAGAGAAAACCATCGCCTATTATAATGAAGCAATAAAAACTTCAGTGAGTCGTCTTCAACCTTTAACTAGTTATTTTCATAAAGATCCTCGCCCCGATAAGTTTGGAGGAACCGCCCTAACAGGAGTTCAGCCGTATATGGGAGATGGCATCCCCCATTTAACGGAAAGCGTAGTGTTTACCGATCTTGCCCGCGTTGAAGAATCGCGGCCACCTGTCCGAGGGGTTTTAGCCTATACAAGAGGAAATGATTTTAGCGTTATTGAAACCGATGATCACTTTGGTTCGCAATCAGCCTATTATGTTAGTTTGGGAACAAATATGGATCAAACGAGACTCTATTTAGGTGTATACGGATCTATGAAAGTGACGGATTTGAATCAGGGTAGGGTTATGGAGATTGTTTTGTGA